The Priestia koreensis genomic interval ATTTGAAAGAACAGGACGGGACAAATTCCCTCTTACGAGTAAAACCTTATCAGACGTTGTGAGCGTTGATACGAGTTCAGCTAGTAATTTCTCAGCAATAAACTCCGTTGGAACTAACGTAGGTGTAAACCCATACTTCGTAAGTAAGCGCTTTGTTTTTTCTCCAACTACCGCTATTTTTTGGTGCTTTATTGACTCTTTATCAATCTTAAACGTATCCAAAAAATCAAAGAAAAACTTCACGCCGTTTTGACTCGTAAAAACAAGCCACGTATATTGCATCAGATTTTGTAAAACGTTATGTATATGTTCAATATGCTGAACGGGCTTTTGAAGCTTTAGGAGCGGAACCGTAACCGGAACGCCTCCGAGTTCTTCGATGCTTGCCGCCATTTCTTTTGCTTGTCGGGCTCCTCTTGTAATTAAGATCTTTTTAGAGAAAAGAGGAGCATGATTCATCACTTTTCAAGCTCCTCTTTCACACGATCAATTAACTCTTTTCCACCGCTCGCTGCAATGCGCTCTGCAGCCTCGTATCCGAGCTGAATTGGGTCTGTACCAATCAGCTTCTCCTTGTAGATAATCGTCCCATCTGGAGATCCAACAAGTGCCGTAAGTTCAATTTGATCACCCTCTACTACACGAGCATGTCCTGCAATCGGAACCTGACAGCCGCCTTCCATTTTATTTAAAAAGGCACGTTCCGCTTGCACCATACGATTTGTATGCTCATCATTTAACTTCGCAAGCGCCTCTAATACTTCTGTATCGTCATTGCGACATTCAATGCCAAGTGCACCTTGTCCGACAGCTGAGACGCTAACATCTGCTTCTAGATACTCGGTTACAATTTCTCTTGACCAGCCCATACGAGCAAGACCTGCCGCCGCTAAAATAATGGCATCATAGTTCTCATTTTTTAGCTTATCAAGTCGTGTATCAATATTGCCACGAATCCATTTAATCTCTAAATCTGGTCGTTTTGCTAACAGCTGTGCACTTCTGCGCAGACTGCTCGTTCCGACAACTGCGCCTGATGGCAGTTCCTCTAACGTTTGACCCGTTTTCGAAATAAGAACATCTCTATGGTCCTCTCTTACGGGCACACAGCCGATCGTCAAGCCTTCTAAAA includes:
- a CDS encoding uroporphyrinogen-III synthase, with the protein product MNHAPLFSKKILITRGARQAKEMAASIEELGGVPVTVPLLKLQKPVQHIEHIHNVLQNLMQYTWLVFTSQNGVKFFFDFLDTFKIDKESIKHQKIAVVGEKTKRLLTKYGFTPTLVPTEFIAEKLLAELVSTLTTSDKVLLVRGNLSRPVLSNGLKEHEIETCDLVVYETVPNEEVKEELVTVMKSGEIDAVTFTSSSSVRFFTELLQAVDWKEQSKRCIIVCIGPITERTAKKVGFTRCLTPQEYTTEGMIHLLVDRLSNEPF
- the hemC gene encoding hydroxymethylbilane synthase, with the protein product MRKIIVGSRRSKLALTQTNWVINQLKELGVPYEFEIKEIVTKGDKILDVTLSKVGGKGLFVKEIEQALFDKEIDLAVHSMKDMPAELLEGLTIGCVPVREDHRDVLISKTGQTLEELPSGAVVGTSSLRRSAQLLAKRPDLEIKWIRGNIDTRLDKLKNENYDAIILAAAGLARMGWSREIVTEYLEADVSVSAVGQGALGIECRNDDTEVLEALAKLNDEHTNRMVQAERAFLNKMEGGCQVPIAGHARVVEGDQIELTALVGSPDGTIIYKEKLIGTDPIQLGYEAAERIAASGGKELIDRVKEELEK